One region of uncultured Methanolobus sp. genomic DNA includes:
- a CDS encoding DUF488 domain-containing protein has translation MKCYTIGYGNRQLDEFIFMLAKNRITHLVDIRKYPQSTFKVYDRESLEDVLPKNSILYYHCEGVGGMRESTYVEYMDTESFQSSLGKLISLISKVNSENGRLVLMCAEKSPKGCHRHYLSNKLEEKGIEVIHLVEQGQTSLFNF, from the coding sequence ATGAAGTGCTATACCATAGGATACGGAAACCGTCAGCTTGATGAGTTCATTTTCATGCTGGCAAAGAACAGGATCACACATCTGGTCGATATCAGAAAGTATCCACAGTCAACTTTCAAGGTATATGACAGGGAATCGCTTGAAGATGTACTTCCAAAGAACAGTATTCTTTATTATCATTGTGAAGGTGTTGGAGGTATGCGTGAATCCACATATGTGGAGTATATGGATACGGAGTCATTCCAGAGCAGCCTGGGCAAACTGATATCTCTTATCAGTAAAGTTAACTCCGAAAACGGCAGGTTAGTTCTGATGTGTGCTGAAAAAAGTCCGAAAGGCTGTCACAGGCACTATCTTTCAAATAAACTTGAAGAAAAAGGTATTGAGGTCATCCACCTTGTTGAACAGGGGCAGACAAGCCTCTTTAATTTTTAG